The Trinickia caryophylli genomic sequence GTTTTTCCGCTGATTGCCCCGATGTTCTGGCATCGCCATTTCGGCAAGATCGCCGCGGCGTGGGCATTCGCTTTCCTCGTGCCGTTCGCGATCGCCTTCGGTATGGGGCCCGCGTTCGACACGCTCGCACATGCGCTCGTCGCCGAGTACATCCCGTTCATCGTGCTGCTGAGCGCGCTTTATACGATTGCCGGCGGCATCTGCGTGCGCGGGAATCTCCATGGCTCGCCCGGCATGAACACGGCGATGCTGGCGCTCGGCACGCTACTCGCCAGCGTCATGGGGACGACGGGCGCGGCGATGCTGCTGATTCGCCCCCTGCTGCGCGCGAACGACAACCGCAAGCACGTTGTGCATGTGGTGGTCTTCTTCATCTTTCTTGTCGCCAATGTCGGCGGTGCGCTTACGCCGCTCGGCGATCCGCCGCTCTTCCTCGGCTTTCTGAACGGCGTGAGCTTCTTCTGGACCACGCGGCATCTGCTGCTGCCGATGCTCGTGGTCTGCGGGTTGCTGCTCGCAATCTTCTATGCGCTCGACTCGTATTTCTACCATCGTCGCGAAGAAGAGCGCGCGCCGTTTCTCGATCCGACGCCGGACACGCGCGGGTTTTCCATCGAGGGCAAGCTGAACTTCCTCCTGCTCGGGCTCGTGATCGTGGCGGTGCTGATGAGCGGGATGTGGAAGCCGGGTATCGCGTTCCCTATGGCAGGGATGCATGTCGAGCTGCAAAACGTCGTCCGGGACGTCGTGCTCGTCGCGCTCGCGCTGGCATCGCTCAAGCTCACGCCGCGTACGGCGCGCGTCGGCAATGCATTCACGTGGGCGCCCATCGAGGAGGTGGCCAAGCTCTTCGCCGGCATCTTCGTCACGATTGCGCCGGTCATCGTCATGTTGCGTGCCGGCGCGGGCGG encodes the following:
- a CDS encoding sodium:proton antiporter; this encodes MPLAAALFFLAIQLWPSAAFAATLDGATLSAAWALPFAGILLSIAVFPLIAPMFWHRHFGKIAAAWAFAFLVPFAIAFGMGPAFDTLAHALVAEYIPFIVLLSALYTIAGGICVRGNLHGSPGMNTAMLALGTLLASVMGTTGAAMLLIRPLLRANDNRKHVVHVVVFFIFLVANVGGALTPLGDPPLFLGFLNGVSFFWTTRHLLLPMLVVCGLLLAIFYALDSYFYHRREEERAPFLDPTPDTRGFSIEGKLNFLLLGLVIVAVLMSGMWKPGIAFPMAGMHVELQNVVRDVVLVALALASLKLTPRTARVGNAFTWAPIEEVAKLFAGIFVTIAPVIVMLRAGAGGAFASVVALVTDAHGAPIDAMYFWATGLLSSFLDNAPTYLVFFNLVGGDAQTLMTAGAKTLTAISAGAVFMGANTYIGNAPNFMVKSIAESRGVRMPSFFAYLAWSGAVLAPVFLLTTWLFF